From the Lusitaniella coriacea LEGE 07157 genome, one window contains:
- the purF gene encoding amidophosphoribosyltransferase, whose translation MIPNESLYFGEQTNEDRGYAPDGLDKPEESCGVFGLYAPEEDVAKLAYFGLYALQHRGQESAGIATFEGDKLHLHKDMGLVAQIFNESTLDHLPGQLAVGHTRYSTTGSSLVSNAQPAVVKTRLGSLALAHNGNLVNTVELREELSQRNCTFETTTDSEAIAIAIGSEVENGKGWLEAAISAFQLCEGAYSLVIGTPEGIMGVRDPHGIRPLTIGLLDGNPQRYVLASETCGLDIIGAEYLRDVEPGELVWITEEGMASFHWAKKPERKLCVFEMIYFARPDSLVHDETLYSYRLRLGQYLAEESPTDADMVIAVPDSGVPAAIGYSQTSHVPYAEGLIKNRYVGRTFIQPTQHMRESGIRMKLNPLKDVLTDKRIIIIDDSIVRGTTSSKIVKALRDAGAKEVHMKISSPPVTHPCFYGLDTDSQDQLIAATKSVDEIAAYIGVDSLAYLSWEGMLKATGADMNSFCSACFTGDYPITIPEKIKRSKLMLEKMAV comes from the coding sequence ATGATTCCTAACGAATCCCTTTACTTCGGCGAGCAAACTAATGAGGATAGAGGTTACGCGCCAGATGGTCTTGATAAGCCAGAAGAATCTTGTGGAGTCTTTGGTCTTTATGCCCCAGAAGAGGATGTTGCCAAGTTAGCGTATTTTGGTTTGTATGCTCTACAGCATAGAGGACAAGAATCGGCGGGAATTGCCACCTTTGAGGGAGACAAACTCCATCTTCACAAAGACATGGGTCTGGTTGCTCAAATTTTTAACGAATCCACTTTAGACCATTTGCCCGGACAGCTTGCGGTGGGTCACACCCGATACTCCACCACGGGATCTAGTCTGGTTTCCAACGCTCAACCCGCAGTCGTGAAAACGCGCCTCGGTTCTTTAGCACTCGCTCACAATGGAAACTTAGTCAACACTGTCGAATTGCGCGAAGAATTGAGCCAGCGTAATTGTACCTTTGAAACCACAACCGATTCTGAGGCAATCGCGATCGCGATTGGTTCGGAAGTCGAGAATGGCAAAGGGTGGTTAGAAGCAGCAATTAGCGCCTTTCAACTGTGCGAAGGAGCTTACAGCCTAGTCATCGGAACCCCAGAAGGAATCATGGGCGTGCGCGACCCCCACGGCATTCGTCCCCTAACCATCGGTCTTTTAGACGGTAACCCCCAACGCTACGTTCTCGCCTCGGAAACCTGCGGCTTGGATATTATTGGCGCAGAATACCTGCGAGATGTCGAACCCGGAGAACTCGTTTGGATTACTGAAGAAGGGATGGCATCATTTCATTGGGCGAAAAAACCCGAACGCAAACTTTGCGTCTTCGAGATGATCTATTTTGCCCGTCCCGATAGCCTCGTTCACGACGAAACCCTCTACAGCTATCGCCTGCGTTTGGGACAATACCTCGCCGAAGAATCTCCCACCGATGCAGATATGGTCATTGCCGTTCCCGACTCTGGAGTTCCGGCAGCAATTGGATATTCTCAAACCTCCCACGTCCCCTATGCCGAAGGACTGATTAAAAACCGCTATGTGGGTCGTACCTTTATTCAACCCACGCAACATATGCGAGAGTCCGGCATCCGCATGAAACTCAATCCCCTGAAAGATGTTCTCACGGACAAGCGGATTATTATTATCGACGATTCCATCGTGCGCGGAACCACCAGCAGCAAAATTGTCAAAGCATTGCGCGATGCGGGTGCAAAAGAAGTCCACATGAAAATTTCTTCTCCCCCCGTAACGCATCCTTGCTTCTACGGACTCGATACAGACAGTCAAGATCAACTGATTGCAGCCACCAAATCTGTTGATGAAATTGCCGCATACATTGGGGTAGATTCCTTAGCCTATTTAAGCTGGGAAGGAATGCTCAAAGCAACGGGTGCAGATATGAATAGTTTCTGTTCGGCGTGCTTCACCGGAGATTATCCCATTACCATTCCCGAAAAGATCAAACGGTCTAAATTGATGTTGGAAAAAATGGCAGTCTAA
- the purL gene encoding phosphoribosylformylglycinamidine synthase subunit PurL, translating into MSTPFSPEEIAAEGIKPEEYEEIVQRLSRHPNKAELGMFGVMWSEHCCYKNSRPLLKQFPTTGDRVLIGPGENAGVVDLGDGLRLAFKVESHNHPSAIEPFQGAATGVGGILRDIFTMGARPMAILNSLRFGSLENAKTRRIFNGVVEGISHYGNCVGVPTVGGEIYFDPAYTGNPLVNVMALGLMETPEIVTSGASGVGNPVLYVGSTTGRDGMGGASFASAELTDQSMDDRPAVQVGDPFLEKSLIEACLEAFKTGAVAAAQDMGAAGITCSTSEMAAKGGLGVELDLDKIPVRETGMVPYEYLLSESQERMLFVAHKGREQELIEIFHRWGLQAVVAGTVIEESIVRILFKGEIAAEVPATALADNTPIYHRELLAEQPEYAQKAWEWTSNSLPLCTVEGIKIEGKLQTWNELLLKLLDSPTIASKQWVYRQYDHQVQNNTVVFPGGADATVIRARPQTEENGNATTLRGVAATTDCNSRYVYLDPYEGAKAAVAEAARNLSCVGAEPIAITDNLNFGSPENPVGYWQLAEACRGISEACEALKTPVTGGNVSLYNETLDSEGKPQAIYPTPVIGMVGLIPDITRICGLGWQQEGDVIYLLSGSQEAQYLPTLGGSEYLAWIHGIIAGKPPRVNLEGEWAVQMACREGVRQGWLRSAHDCAEGGLAVALAECCIGGKLGAEIKLPESHQRWDEVLFGEATGRIVVSVSKDRQKNWESYVQEVLKGGWQRIGYVTPKDSDLRVSAPDRVDAIKVKIYEARDRWLNAIERRLSI; encoded by the coding sequence ATGTCTACCCCTTTTTCTCCTGAAGAAATTGCTGCCGAAGGCATCAAACCAGAAGAATACGAAGAAATCGTTCAACGCCTCAGTCGGCATCCCAACAAAGCAGAATTGGGGATGTTTGGGGTGATGTGGTCGGAACACTGCTGTTATAAAAACTCCCGTCCCCTCCTCAAACAATTTCCCACAACAGGCGATCGCGTCCTCATTGGACCAGGGGAAAACGCAGGCGTAGTAGACCTCGGAGACGGCTTGCGCCTCGCCTTCAAAGTCGAGTCCCACAATCATCCTTCCGCCATTGAACCCTTCCAAGGCGCAGCCACAGGCGTAGGCGGCATCCTGCGCGATATCTTCACAATGGGGGCGCGTCCGATGGCAATCTTAAACTCCCTCCGCTTCGGTTCCCTCGAAAATGCCAAAACCCGCAGAATCTTCAACGGTGTCGTCGAAGGCATCAGTCACTACGGCAACTGCGTCGGCGTTCCCACCGTGGGCGGCGAAATCTACTTCGACCCGGCATATACCGGAAATCCCCTCGTCAACGTCATGGCATTGGGACTGATGGAAACCCCAGAAATCGTCACCTCCGGCGCATCTGGCGTGGGGAATCCCGTCCTTTATGTCGGTTCGACCACCGGGAGAGATGGCATGGGCGGCGCGAGTTTCGCCAGTGCAGAACTGACCGACCAATCGATGGACGACCGTCCCGCAGTGCAAGTAGGCGATCCGTTTTTGGAAAAATCCCTAATTGAAGCCTGCCTGGAAGCCTTTAAAACCGGGGCAGTTGCCGCCGCCCAGGATATGGGTGCAGCCGGGATTACCTGTTCCACCTCGGAAATGGCAGCAAAAGGAGGATTGGGAGTCGAACTGGATTTAGACAAAATTCCCGTGCGCGAAACCGGGATGGTTCCCTACGAATACCTCCTTTCCGAATCCCAAGAACGAATGCTGTTTGTGGCGCACAAAGGCAGGGAACAGGAACTCATCGAGATTTTTCACCGTTGGGGACTCCAAGCGGTCGTTGCGGGAACAGTGATAGAAGAATCCATCGTGCGTATCTTATTTAAAGGGGAAATTGCCGCCGAAGTTCCCGCCACCGCCCTCGCCGATAATACCCCCATCTATCACCGGGAATTGCTCGCCGAACAGCCGGAATACGCACAAAAAGCTTGGGAGTGGACGAGCAATTCTTTGCCTCTTTGTACCGTTGAAGGCATTAAGATTGAGGGTAAGTTGCAGACGTGGAACGAACTACTCCTAAAATTGCTCGATAGCCCCACTATCGCCTCGAAACAGTGGGTTTATCGCCAATACGACCATCAAGTGCAAAATAACACGGTGGTATTTCCAGGAGGGGCGGATGCAACGGTGATTCGCGCGCGACCTCAAACGGAAGAAAATGGAAATGCCACAACTTTAAGGGGTGTTGCTGCAACGACAGATTGTAATTCTCGCTATGTTTACCTCGACCCCTACGAAGGGGCGAAGGCTGCGGTGGCAGAAGCGGCTCGGAATTTGAGCTGTGTGGGCGCAGAACCGATTGCCATTACCGATAACCTCAATTTTGGCAGCCCGGAGAATCCGGTGGGATACTGGCAGCTAGCAGAAGCCTGTCGCGGGATTTCTGAAGCTTGCGAAGCGTTGAAAACGCCCGTAACGGGGGGGAATGTTTCTCTCTATAACGAAACGTTGGATTCCGAGGGAAAACCCCAGGCAATTTATCCCACGCCAGTCATTGGAATGGTGGGGTTAATTCCGGATATCACTCGGATTTGCGGTCTGGGATGGCAGCAGGAGGGGGATGTTATTTATCTCCTTTCGGGGAGTCAGGAAGCGCAATATCTTCCCACGCTAGGCGGTTCGGAGTATTTAGCTTGGATTCACGGTATTATTGCGGGAAAACCCCCTAGGGTGAATTTAGAGGGGGAATGGGCGGTGCAAATGGCCTGTCGCGAGGGCGTTCGTCAAGGGTGGTTGCGTTCGGCGCACGATTGCGCGGAAGGAGGGCTTGCAGTTGCCCTGGCTGAGTGTTGTATTGGAGGGAAATTGGGAGCGGAGATAAAACTCCCGGAGTCTCATCAGCGCTGGGATGAGGTGCTGTTTGGGGAAGCAACGGGGCGGATTGTTGTGTCGGTATCGAAAGATCGGCAAAAAAATTGGGAATCCTATGTGCAGGAGGTATTAAAGGGGGGTTGGCAAAGGATTGGCTACGTGACTCCAAAGGATTCGGACTTGCGGGTATCCGCACCCGATCGCGTGGATGCAATCAAGGTTAAGATATATGAAGCGCGCGATCGCTGGCTCAATGCCATTGAACGACGTTTGAGTATCTAA
- a CDS encoding pentapeptide repeat-containing protein, whose amino-acid sequence MTDPDYLARLTQSVSHWNEWRQQNPEIRPELTRANLSASNLTQVNLFQAELIEANFTDARLIRADLSNCDLIRANLDGAKLRHATLTRSNLSRSSFVNADLTRAFLDGADLTRVNFHLANLQGANLCKTNLIGANLSQANLNWADLGQANLTGANLDEANLTGANMGEVNLTGANLVRANLTGANLGKANLTKVDLTNANLNGANLKGANLMGADLSQAELNGTNLIEADLDGVILRN is encoded by the coding sequence ATGACCGACCCCGACTATCTCGCGCGATTGACTCAAAGCGTATCGCACTGGAATGAATGGAGACAGCAAAATCCAGAGATCAGACCGGAATTGACCAGAGCCAATCTCAGTGCGTCTAATCTCACTCAAGTTAATCTTTTTCAAGCCGAACTGATTGAAGCGAATTTTACCGACGCGAGACTCATCCGCGCGGATTTGAGCAACTGCGACCTGATTCGGGCTAATCTTGATGGCGCGAAGCTGCGACACGCGACTCTAACGCGATCGAATCTCAGCCGTTCCTCTTTTGTTAATGCCGATCTCACGCGGGCTTTCCTTGATGGTGCTGACTTAACAAGGGTGAATTTTCATCTCGCTAATTTACAAGGGGCTAATCTTTGCAAAACTAACCTAATTGGAGCGAATTTGAGTCAAGCTAATCTGAATTGGGCGGATTTGGGTCAAGCGAATTTAACCGGAGCAAACCTCGATGAAGCGAATTTAACGGGGGCAAATATGGGTGAGGTCAATTTAACGGGTGCCAATTTAGTTCGAGCGAATTTAACGGGTGCCAATTTGGGGAAAGCCAATTTGACTAAAGTAGATTTAACAAACGCCAATTTGAACGGTGCGAATTTAAAAGGAGCTAATTTAATGGGGGCGGATTTGAGTCAAGCGGAATTGAATGGAACCAATTTGATTGAGGCGGATTTGGATGGGGTGATCTTGCGAAATTAA
- a CDS encoding sister chromatid cohesion protein PDS5, with translation MGFIWGILGLIVGAGVTFWLLQQKIADKARENASNLDRLRSELEKAHEARLQDTIRSLQTDYEQQLQNRENAIRQSYEAELQGKIALIQVGKQQELERAIANMQPVPQSSEPEAPTESRQLEVPTEMLAQLHATEVEEETPTLQKESPVDSQLTESVEEIFISQEKSLVDSSRAPEKVEETPVVQTIAAIPEPKAVVLEKQKEQPLSPRVLPFGRSFPDRALTTKLQNITSVLQLNASIHDRDKQVRAQIASTLGELAKTPLVKRELERTLQILGKLCRDSSAIVRYEAVKALGQIESDRAIVPLQQALRDVDRNVVKAASLALSRFKFYPVKRQKILPSNGVWKGASHES, from the coding sequence ATGGGTTTTATTTGGGGTATTCTCGGTTTGATTGTGGGTGCGGGAGTAACGTTTTGGCTCTTACAGCAAAAAATTGCAGATAAAGCACGAGAAAATGCGTCTAATCTCGATCGATTGCGATCGGAATTGGAAAAAGCGCACGAAGCTCGCCTACAAGACACAATTCGTTCGTTACAGACGGATTACGAGCAACAATTGCAAAATAGAGAGAATGCAATTCGGCAGTCCTACGAGGCGGAGTTACAAGGGAAGATTGCTTTAATTCAAGTGGGGAAGCAACAAGAATTGGAACGCGCGATCGCGAATATGCAACCCGTCCCTCAATCTTCAGAACCCGAAGCACCGACTGAATCGCGACAGTTAGAGGTTCCGACGGAAATGCTTGCTCAGTTGCACGCCACAGAAGTTGAAGAAGAAACTCCTACTCTTCAAAAAGAGAGTCCGGTCGATTCGCAACTAACGGAAAGTGTAGAAGAGATTTTCATTTCTCAAGAAAAGAGTCTCGTCGATTCATCTCGCGCACCGGAAAAAGTAGAAGAGACTCCTGTTGTTCAAACAATCGCTGCAATCCCGGAACCTAAAGCTGTTGTATTAGAAAAACAGAAGGAACAGCCGCTATCCCCGCGCGTGCTGCCTTTTGGCAGATCCTTTCCGGATCGCGCGCTGACAACAAAACTCCAAAATATCACCTCTGTTCTCCAATTAAACGCCTCAATCCACGATCGCGACAAACAAGTACGGGCCCAAATAGCCTCAACCCTAGGAGAACTTGCGAAAACCCCCCTCGTCAAACGAGAACTCGAACGAACCCTGCAAATATTAGGAAAACTGTGTCGAGACTCATCCGCAATCGTTCGCTATGAAGCCGTTAAAGCATTAGGACAGATCGAATCGGATCGCGCGATCGTTCCCTTACAACAAGCCTTGCGCGATGTCGATAGAAACGTTGTCAAAGCCGCCAGCCTCGCCTTGAGCCGTTTCAAATTTTATCCCGTAAAGCGACAAAAAATACTGCCAAGTAACGGAGTTTGGAAGGGAGCATCCCACGAATCGTAG